One Leisingera sp. M658 genomic window carries:
- a CDS encoding cytochrome c oxidase subunit I: MQPVVLLISLILMAVLSAVFYMAARASQGEAPGPNANSKRTGLIWAMVILGVIVSVGSLRSWPHALASTGDALEVSVSGGQWWWDIDTTEIPVGKPVNFNVTTEDVTHGMGIYDSELTLLTQVQAIPGYTTKVTYTFTEPGSYQLLCMEFCGVAHHDMVNEFEVVAVEE; this comes from the coding sequence ATGCAGCCAGTTGTTCTTTTGATCTCGCTGATCCTGATGGCAGTGCTGTCAGCGGTCTTCTACATGGCAGCCAGGGCTTCGCAGGGCGAAGCCCCCGGGCCAAATGCCAACAGCAAACGCACCGGCCTGATTTGGGCGATGGTGATTCTCGGTGTAATCGTGTCCGTAGGCTCTCTGCGCAGCTGGCCGCACGCGTTGGCCAGTACCGGCGATGCGCTGGAAGTGAGTGTCAGTGGCGGTCAGTGGTGGTGGGATATCGACACAACCGAAATTCCGGTTGGGAAGCCGGTCAACTTCAACGTCACGACCGAGGACGTCACCCACGGCATGGGTATCTATGACAGTGAGTTGACGCTGCTGACCCAGGTCCAAGCGATTCCCGGTTACACAACCAAGGTCACCTATACGTTCACCGAACCGGGCAGCTACCAGCTCCTGTGCATGGAGTTCTGCGGGGTGGCCCACCACGACATGGTCAATGAATTCGAAGTTGTAGCGGTGGAGGAATAA
- a CDS encoding cbb3-type cytochrome c oxidase subunit I has translation MNTVSESAVADRAAAGPQPNPQAGAVKLTMILSGAVFALMMVFGLIMRAAQGQWIELDSTLFYQILTAHGAGMVGTAALSGAAIMWYFCGRYVVLTAGIFWAFLGLFLLGVVLILGAIFIGGFGGAWTFLFPLPAMSGGAWEAGAAAAFMLGYVSIGVGFLLYYLELGRQIHARYGSLARALGWNLILGREDNNPPPPTIVAAAAVTIFNSIGIILGAAVLVASLVHLLVPGFEVDALLAKNLIYFFGHVFINASIYMAVTAVYEILPEYTGRPWKSNRVFAIAWNAVLIFVMAVYWHHLLQDVVMPPWMLVVGQLVSYFSGIPLIAVTAFSTFLYVRGSKMTWDLASSLLVLSVAGWSVGSIPASIDGMISVNKVMHNTMWVPGHFHTYLLLGEVAMAFGFMAWLVRGKAIAEMGGLDRAAFATYLAGAAGFVIVFLFSGAASIPRRWAVHYEEWLTHDRIGTAFSALVVLGTLIFVLRFVARLGRSSN, from the coding sequence ATGAACACTGTATCTGAATCTGCAGTGGCTGATCGGGCTGCTGCCGGGCCTCAGCCCAATCCTCAGGCCGGCGCTGTCAAGCTGACCATGATCCTGTCAGGTGCGGTTTTCGCGCTGATGATGGTCTTCGGACTGATCATGCGTGCTGCTCAGGGTCAGTGGATAGAACTGGATTCGACGCTTTTCTATCAAATCCTGACAGCCCATGGCGCGGGCATGGTTGGTACCGCTGCGCTCTCAGGGGCCGCCATCATGTGGTATTTTTGCGGTCGTTACGTCGTACTGACCGCCGGTATCTTCTGGGCCTTTCTCGGCCTGTTCCTGCTGGGTGTTGTGCTGATCCTGGGCGCGATCTTCATCGGCGGATTTGGCGGTGCCTGGACCTTCCTGTTCCCGCTGCCCGCCATGTCCGGCGGCGCCTGGGAGGCTGGGGCTGCCGCGGCCTTCATGCTGGGTTATGTGTCGATCGGTGTCGGTTTCCTGCTCTACTATCTTGAGCTGGGGCGCCAGATCCATGCGCGATATGGCAGCCTGGCGCGGGCGCTGGGCTGGAACCTGATCCTGGGCCGCGAAGACAACAACCCGCCGCCGCCGACCATTGTTGCTGCGGCAGCCGTCACCATCTTCAACTCTATCGGCATCATCCTGGGTGCGGCCGTTCTGGTGGCCAGCCTGGTGCATCTCTTGGTGCCGGGGTTTGAGGTCGACGCGCTCTTGGCCAAGAATCTGATCTATTTCTTCGGCCATGTCTTCATCAACGCCTCGATCTACATGGCGGTGACCGCAGTCTACGAGATCCTGCCGGAATACACCGGTCGCCCTTGGAAATCGAACCGGGTGTTCGCGATCGCCTGGAATGCGGTGCTGATCTTCGTGATGGCGGTCTACTGGCACCACCTGCTGCAGGATGTGGTAATGCCGCCCTGGATGCTGGTGGTAGGACAGTTGGTCTCCTACTTCAGCGGCATTCCTCTGATCGCAGTCACGGCCTTCTCCACCTTTCTCTATGTGCGCGGCTCCAAAATGACCTGGGATCTGGCCTCTTCGCTTCTGGTCTTGTCGGTGGCGGGTTGGTCCGTAGGGTCGATCCCGGCGTCGATCGACGGGATGATCAGTGTCAACAAGGTGATGCACAACACCATGTGGGTGCCGGGCCATTTCCACACCTACTTGTTGCTGGGTGAAGTTGCGATGGCCTTCGGCTTCATGGCCTGGCTGGTGCGCGGCAAGGCCATTGCCGAGATGGGCGGCTTGGACCGCGCGGCCTTTGCCACCTATCTCGCTGGCGCTGCCGGGTTTGTCATCGTCTTCCTGTTCTCCGGTGCCGCCTCAATCCCGCGCCGCTGGGCGGTGCATTACGAGGAATGGCTGACCCATGACCGCATCGGTACAGCCTTCAGCGCGCTGGTGGTGCTGGGAACCCTGATCTTTGTGCTGCGGTTTGTGGCGCGCTTGGGCCGGAGCAGCAACTGA
- a CDS encoding SCO family protein encodes MLARAFLSFLAALIGGGILWHATDGARAFTSETARRLDVARSPRPVPGVILEDMSGQRVPLLPQEGEVVLVEFIYTVCGDICQIAAADFAEVRGRLQAQDVKARLISVSFDPQRDTPEQMAIYGDAHEADGVVWTVARPEESDLDGLLELFDVTVIPDEWGGYQHNAAIHVIDGSGRFSAVFDTDAVEAVAAHLQEVQP; translated from the coding sequence ATGCTGGCGCGCGCATTCCTATCATTTCTCGCCGCCCTGATCGGCGGCGGGATCCTGTGGCATGCCACGGACGGGGCGCGCGCCTTCACAAGCGAAACGGCCCGGCGGCTGGACGTCGCCCGGTCGCCCCGCCCGGTGCCGGGTGTGATACTGGAGGACATGTCCGGCCAGCGCGTGCCGCTGCTGCCGCAGGAGGGCGAGGTGGTGCTGGTTGAGTTCATCTACACGGTCTGCGGTGACATCTGCCAGATCGCGGCGGCGGATTTTGCCGAGGTCCGCGGCCGGTTGCAGGCTCAGGATGTGAAGGCACGGCTGATCTCAGTTAGCTTTGACCCGCAGCGGGACACTCCGGAGCAGATGGCCATCTACGGCGATGCCCATGAGGCAGATGGCGTAGTGTGGACCGTCGCCCGGCCGGAAGAAAGTGACTTGGACGGGCTTCTGGAATTGTTTGATGTGACAGTCATCCCTGATGAATGGGGCGGCTACCAGCACAACGCGGCAATCCATGTGATTGACGGCAGCGGCCGGTTCTCTGCTGTCTTTGATACTGATGCGGTGGAGGCGGTGGCTGCCCATCTGCAGGAGGTTCAGCCATGA
- a CDS encoding formate/nitrite transporter family protein, with translation MTYSDTVLGFAQLAQKKSQNLRTDPLAFLILALKAGAFVGAGILLIFSVGQGVEGAFRPIVMGASFGIALTLVVFAGAELFTGHTMYMTHGLLTGTSSLKDLACSWAASWSANLVGAILLAALFVIGGGGLILGAGEDALLYKVAAKKMHGSAPQLFAKAVLCNWLVCLALWCAARSKDDVTKCIVIFWCLYAFIAAGFEHSVANMTVFSVALLSDHPESISLAGAAHNLTFVTLGNAFAGAGIMGYGYWRAASKPQMRTVTASDAVLQSEKEAH, from the coding sequence ATGACTTATTCCGACACCGTTCTTGGGTTTGCGCAGCTGGCGCAGAAGAAAAGCCAGAACCTGCGCACCGATCCACTGGCTTTCCTGATCCTGGCGCTCAAGGCCGGCGCCTTTGTCGGCGCAGGAATCCTATTGATCTTTTCGGTGGGGCAGGGCGTCGAAGGGGCCTTCCGCCCGATTGTCATGGGGGCAAGCTTTGGCATCGCACTGACGCTAGTGGTCTTTGCCGGCGCGGAGCTGTTTACCGGCCACACCATGTATATGACGCATGGATTGCTGACCGGCACCAGCAGCCTGAAAGACCTTGCCTGCAGCTGGGCGGCAAGTTGGTCCGCCAACCTGGTTGGCGCGATACTTCTGGCGGCGTTGTTTGTGATAGGGGGCGGGGGCTTGATCCTGGGGGCCGGCGAAGACGCGCTTCTGTACAAGGTCGCCGCCAAAAAGATGCACGGATCAGCACCGCAGCTATTTGCCAAGGCGGTTCTGTGCAACTGGCTGGTCTGCCTCGCCTTGTGGTGTGCGGCACGGTCCAAGGATGATGTAACCAAATGCATCGTCATCTTCTGGTGCCTCTATGCATTCATTGCTGCGGGTTTCGAGCACAGCGTCGCCAATATGACGGTCTTCTCGGTTGCCTTGCTGTCCGATCACCCGGAGAGCATCTCGCTGGCGGGTGCGGCTCATAACCTCACTTTCGTCACTCTGGGCAACGCTTTTGCGGGTGCGGGGATTATGGGCTACGGGTACTGGCGTGCGGCTTCCAAACCGCAGATGCGGACCGTGACCGCAAGCGACGCAGTTCTTCAGAGTGAGAAGGAGGCGCACTGA
- a CDS encoding cytochrome c family protein, translating into MRNILLAVFLAIGSGQAAAADGDAAAGEKVFKKCAACHAVEEGKKKVGPTMFGIWGRPAGAVEGYKYSSAMQEAEFNWDEEQLTGFLAAPKKHLPGTKMAFPGLKKEQQISDLLAYLKTLN; encoded by the coding sequence ATGAGGAACATTCTACTGGCCGTTTTCCTAGCAATTGGCAGTGGCCAAGCCGCAGCGGCAGATGGTGATGCGGCCGCAGGTGAAAAAGTGTTCAAGAAATGTGCCGCCTGCCATGCAGTGGAGGAGGGTAAGAAGAAAGTCGGGCCGACAATGTTTGGTATCTGGGGCAGGCCTGCGGGGGCGGTCGAAGGGTACAAATACTCCTCTGCAATGCAGGAGGCGGAATTCAATTGGGACGAGGAACAGTTGACGGGATTCCTAGCGGCACCAAAGAAACATCTTCCAGGCACAAAGATGGCCTTCCCGGGATTGAAAAAGGAACAGCAGATCAGCGACCTGTTGGCATACCTAAAAACATTGAATTAG
- a CDS encoding substrate binding domain-containing protein: MSFGTRHVGRMAAKFASLHPNLEVIIEYDDTKVDLGRSGFDAAIRVGAMPDSTLVVRKLCEDPRAIVANPDYLEKHGPIMKPGQLREHAAIGCQNKRLGEIWQFDKPADPPIPSRVMMNNGEAMRGMVLEGLGIALLPMFIVYEDLKDERLLQVLPELVPEPLPVQAVWPPVKHMPPKLRLSIDHLVLAFGQRAPWQ; encoded by the coding sequence ATGAGCTTTGGGACCCGTCACGTAGGCCGAATGGCCGCCAAGTTTGCCAGCCTGCACCCAAACCTTGAGGTCATTATCGAATACGATGATACAAAGGTTGACTTGGGGCGGTCCGGATTTGACGCCGCTATCCGCGTCGGTGCGATGCCGGACAGCACCCTGGTTGTTCGCAAACTTTGCGAGGATCCGCGAGCGATCGTCGCAAACCCTGATTATCTCGAAAAGCACGGGCCGATCATGAAGCCCGGGCAACTTAGAGAACATGCCGCGATTGGATGTCAGAACAAGCGGCTGGGTGAAATCTGGCAGTTTGACAAGCCGGCTGACCCGCCGATCCCTTCCAGGGTCATGATGAACAACGGCGAAGCGATGCGCGGCATGGTTCTGGAAGGTCTTGGGATAGCGCTTCTGCCGATGTTCATCGTCTACGAAGACCTGAAGGATGAACGCCTGCTTCAGGTTCTGCCTGAATTAGTTCCGGAACCTTTGCCGGTACAAGCCGTATGGCCGCCAGTCAAACACATGCCCCCGAAGCTTCGGCTGTCCATCGACCATCTCGTCCTCGCCTTCGGGCAAAGAGCGCCTTGGCAATAA
- a CDS encoding sigma-70 family RNA polymerase sigma factor: MIEELVSHRKLHLCSALKLVGSLDAAEDVIQNTALKCLSFKPGSLPDRPRPYVARMVRNAAIDYLRKSRREIPTDFGDEGQLAAAGVTPLCGRASLESKQALQAVVQSLADSPPRNRDVFLRHRLAGVLQKEIAEELQVSRALINVIVRNVQQRCADGLKGAS, from the coding sequence TTGATTGAAGAACTTGTCAGCCACCGCAAGCTGCATCTGTGTTCCGCCCTGAAACTGGTAGGCTCGCTAGACGCCGCCGAAGACGTGATCCAGAACACAGCCCTGAAATGCCTGTCTTTCAAGCCCGGCAGCCTGCCGGACAGACCCCGGCCCTATGTGGCGCGGATGGTGCGCAATGCGGCCATCGACTACCTGCGCAAATCGCGCCGTGAGATCCCCACGGATTTCGGGGACGAGGGCCAGCTGGCAGCGGCCGGCGTGACTCCATTGTGCGGACGGGCAAGCCTTGAAAGCAAACAGGCGCTGCAAGCGGTTGTCCAGAGCCTTGCAGACAGCCCGCCGCGGAACCGCGACGTATTCCTGCGTCACCGGCTGGCCGGCGTCCTGCAAAAAGAAATTGCAGAGGAGCTTCAAGTCTCCCGCGCGTTGATCAATGTGATCGTACGCAATGTCCAGCAGCGCTGTGCCGACGGACTGAAAGGGGCAAGTTAG
- a CDS encoding lysine N(6)-hydroxylase/L-ornithine N(5)-oxygenase family protein: MSEPQHIHDMIGVGFGPSNLALAIALQERAQAGAPKLDALYLEAKPRFAWHPDMLLEGSDMQVSFIKDLVTLRNPASPYSFLSYLHTQGRLERFVNRKSFFPSRQEFNSYLVWAAAQLEDTCRYGQRVTGAEPVQDPGGSGEVLAVTAEDETGRQTRYLTRDLVLAIGGKPAIPDTFAALQDHPGVVHSSSYLSTVQPRLAAAGKPLKVAVIGSGQSGAEIFMDLANDPSRPQVDFIFRSHALKPSDDSPFVNEIFDASFTSHVYQQPADQRRALMAEYSNTNYAVVDGDLIDQVYGLFYEQEVASGSAYRLLRSTCVTAAAASGQQTQLTLQPAQGGETRSGAYDLVILATGYRRRLGETLLAGLEPHVHFESPDRNYRMRTCGTFRPRIFLQGYCEETHGLSDTLLSVLAVRVDEIAEALLTPQPAQLAAAE; encoded by the coding sequence ATGAGCGAACCGCAACACATCCATGACATGATCGGTGTGGGCTTCGGCCCTTCAAATCTGGCACTGGCCATTGCCCTGCAAGAACGTGCGCAGGCCGGGGCGCCAAAGCTGGACGCCCTCTATCTGGAAGCCAAACCCCGCTTTGCCTGGCACCCGGACATGCTGCTTGAAGGCTCGGACATGCAGGTTTCCTTCATCAAGGATCTGGTCACCCTGCGCAATCCCGCTAGCCCCTACTCCTTCCTCAGCTATCTGCATACGCAGGGCCGGCTTGAGCGTTTCGTCAACCGGAAAAGCTTCTTTCCCAGCCGGCAGGAGTTCAACAGCTACCTCGTCTGGGCCGCTGCGCAGTTAGAGGACACCTGCCGCTATGGCCAGCGGGTGACCGGTGCCGAACCCGTCCAGGACCCCGGCGGCAGCGGCGAGGTTCTGGCCGTCACCGCCGAGGACGAGACCGGCAGGCAGACCCGCTACCTGACCCGCGATCTGGTGCTGGCCATCGGCGGCAAGCCTGCCATCCCGGACACTTTTGCTGCGCTGCAAGACCACCCCGGCGTGGTCCACAGCTCCAGCTACCTCAGCACAGTCCAGCCCAGGCTGGCGGCAGCGGGCAAGCCACTGAAAGTGGCGGTCATCGGCTCGGGCCAGAGCGGCGCCGAGATTTTTATGGACCTCGCCAATGACCCGTCCCGGCCCCAGGTGGACTTCATTTTCCGCAGCCACGCGCTGAAGCCTTCGGACGACAGCCCCTTCGTGAACGAGATTTTCGACGCCAGCTTCACTTCCCACGTCTACCAGCAGCCTGCAGACCAGCGCCGGGCGCTGATGGCAGAATATTCCAACACCAACTACGCAGTCGTGGACGGCGATCTGATCGACCAGGTTTACGGGTTGTTCTACGAACAGGAAGTGGCCAGCGGCTCTGCCTACAGGCTGCTGCGCAGCACCTGCGTCACCGCTGCAGCAGCCAGCGGGCAACAGACGCAGCTGACCTTGCAACCGGCTCAGGGTGGTGAAACCCGCAGCGGCGCTTATGACCTGGTCATTCTGGCAACGGGCTACCGCCGCCGTCTGGGAGAAACCCTGCTGGCCGGGCTGGAGCCGCACGTGCATTTTGAAAGCCCTGACCGGAACTACCGGATGCGGACCTGCGGGACCTTCCGCCCCCGCATCTTCCTGCAGGGTTACTGCGAAGAGACCCATGGACTGAGCGATACCTTGCTGTCGGTTCTGGCGGTGCGCGTGGATGAGATTGCCGAAGCACTTCTAACGCCGCAGCCCGCACAGCTCGCCGCCGCGGAATAG
- a CDS encoding GNAT family N-acetyltransferase, which yields MSLDNASDHTPPHWARPGPGGVTVYSQGTAQEIAVTDHGGGKLQLAAPASPLSLAALLAACEALTSHAAEEVLVLLKREDFASLEQELLSTGAASLLDGSWLAVFPEMLWQVPDLWLAQPPRSYPQAQVAGPHGSHPLRPPKPSDLLYHRRIPWLQQTFSLRALDPAADLELFHAWMNDTRVAAFFEESGTLEYHRAYLTRMQADPHMMPVLGCLDGRPFCYFELYWARENRIGAHYPARNWDRGWHVLVGDPEARGADYITAWLPSLMHYMFLAEPRTQALVGEPAASHTQQLRNLTRSGFAAVKEFDFAHKRATLVRLEREHFFQARLWSRPSPADPGRPLQLSPFAQLNPGETR from the coding sequence GTGTCATTGGATAACGCCTCAGATCACACCCCGCCCCATTGGGCCCGGCCCGGGCCCGGCGGTGTCACGGTTTACAGCCAGGGCACCGCGCAAGAAATCGCCGTCACGGACCATGGCGGCGGCAAACTGCAGCTCGCGGCGCCCGCCAGCCCGCTCAGCCTGGCCGCCCTGCTGGCTGCCTGCGAGGCCCTGACCAGCCACGCGGCCGAGGAAGTGCTGGTCCTGCTGAAACGGGAAGACTTCGCCTCTCTCGAACAGGAACTGCTCTCCACCGGTGCTGCCAGCCTGCTGGACGGCAGCTGGCTAGCAGTCTTTCCAGAGATGCTCTGGCAGGTTCCGGACCTATGGCTGGCGCAGCCGCCCCGCAGCTACCCGCAGGCGCAGGTGGCCGGGCCGCATGGCAGCCACCCGCTGCGGCCGCCCAAGCCGTCAGACCTCCTCTACCATCGCCGCATCCCCTGGCTGCAGCAGACCTTCTCGCTGCGCGCGCTGGATCCTGCTGCGGACCTGGAGCTGTTCCACGCCTGGATGAACGACACGCGCGTCGCCGCCTTCTTCGAGGAATCCGGAACCCTGGAATACCACCGGGCCTACCTCACCCGGATGCAGGCTGATCCGCATATGATGCCGGTCCTTGGCTGCCTCGACGGACGCCCTTTCTGTTACTTCGAACTCTATTGGGCCCGTGAAAACCGCATCGGTGCCCATTATCCAGCCAGGAACTGGGACCGCGGCTGGCATGTGCTGGTGGGTGACCCCGAAGCCCGCGGCGCCGACTATATCACCGCCTGGCTGCCCTCGCTGATGCATTACATGTTCCTGGCGGAGCCCCGCACCCAGGCGCTGGTTGGCGAACCCGCGGCCAGCCACACCCAGCAGCTGCGCAACCTGACCCGATCCGGCTTTGCCGCGGTCAAGGAGTTCGACTTTGCCCACAAGCGCGCAACGCTGGTGCGGCTGGAGCGGGAGCATTTCTTTCAGGCCCGCCTCTGGTCCCGCCCCAGCCCCGCAGATCCTGGCCGTCCGCTGCAACTGTCCCCCTTTGCCCAACTGAACCCCGGAGAAACCCGATGA
- a CDS encoding alpha/beta hydrolase: protein MTQLPPACATGETWTGARWHDVADSVSGVIRRIFIWVPPEEPPADGWPALFMTDGNAVIGTAIDAMRAQACYPSGTNVGWGVLIAIGYPTDGAYDPFQRSWDLGPPPGQTYPPFHEGGELVRTGGGEEMARFLLEQVLPLAEACAPLNPAHRGLFGHSFGGLFALWLLFNQPGTFSHWIAASPAITWEDSFLLQHLIRFDPGPHSPYVHLSAGEWEGARLAPFQTEAADAADRLAEKEKTRTIAAAQDMAAALNQLPGVKSDYETYAGENHMSVLPVAVNRAIQKVFALS from the coding sequence ATGACACAGCTGCCCCCTGCCTGCGCCACTGGTGAGACCTGGACAGGCGCCCGCTGGCACGACGTGGCCGACAGCGTGAGCGGCGTCATCCGCCGCATCTTCATCTGGGTTCCTCCTGAAGAGCCCCCCGCCGACGGCTGGCCCGCCCTGTTCATGACAGACGGCAATGCGGTGATCGGCACCGCAATCGACGCGATGCGGGCACAGGCCTGTTATCCCTCTGGCACCAATGTCGGCTGGGGCGTGCTGATCGCCATCGGCTACCCGACGGACGGCGCCTATGACCCTTTCCAACGCAGCTGGGACCTCGGTCCGCCGCCAGGACAGACCTATCCTCCGTTCCACGAAGGCGGCGAACTGGTGCGCACCGGCGGTGGAGAAGAAATGGCCCGCTTCCTGCTGGAACAGGTTCTGCCGTTGGCAGAGGCCTGTGCGCCGCTCAACCCTGCCCACCGCGGATTGTTCGGGCATTCCTTTGGAGGGCTGTTTGCCCTATGGCTGCTGTTCAACCAGCCGGGTACCTTCAGCCACTGGATCGCTGCCAGCCCTGCGATCACCTGGGAAGACAGCTTCCTGTTGCAGCATCTGATCCGTTTCGATCCCGGCCCGCACAGCCCCTATGTGCATCTCTCCGCAGGCGAATGGGAGGGCGCGCGCCTCGCCCCTTTCCAGACGGAGGCCGCAGATGCCGCCGACCGGCTGGCCGAGAAGGAAAAGACCCGGACTATCGCCGCAGCACAGGACATGGCCGCCGCGCTGAACCAGCTTCCGGGGGTCAAATCTGACTATGAAACCTATGCCGGAGAAAACCATATGTCGGTGCTGCCTGTGGCAGTGAACCGCGCCATTCAAAAGGTGTTTGCCCTCAGTTAA
- a CDS encoding PLP-dependent transferase — protein sequence MNDYSPTLPAASDRLTPDLIAPHDPMPHGACSVPVFQTSSFLFDRYEDLAAVFAGESSRYVYSRGNNPTVAELESLIARMEGVETARGFASGMAAIAAAVIPFVQSGDRVVAAENLYSDAFRLFECLLKKFGVTTQYVDGTNTQAVLDALPGAALIYLESPASWSFTTQDLRAIGAEARRLGVISVIDNSWATPLYQRPAEFGIDLVVHAASKYLAGHSDTLAGLIAGPKALLARIDHEAYHFLGGKLSPFDAWLVLRGMRTLHLRMARHMQNGLALGRALSAHPAVARVRHPAFEANPGNACLSGYGGLFAFDLDSSVDIPRFTNALKVVKIGVSWGGPESLVIPAQAALSLSGPANVFQRFGTPAGSVRLAAGLENADDLVADVLQAIAEARQ from the coding sequence ATGAACGATTACTCGCCCACCCTGCCCGCCGCGTCCGACCGGCTCACACCCGATCTCATCGCCCCGCATGATCCCATGCCGCATGGCGCCTGTTCGGTGCCGGTTTTCCAGACCTCATCCTTTCTGTTCGACCGCTACGAGGACCTGGCCGCCGTCTTTGCAGGCGAGTCCAGCCGCTATGTCTACAGCCGCGGCAACAACCCCACGGTGGCTGAGCTGGAAAGCCTCATCGCCCGGATGGAGGGCGTGGAGACAGCGCGCGGCTTTGCCTCCGGCATGGCGGCCATTGCTGCCGCGGTGATCCCCTTTGTGCAATCCGGCGACCGTGTTGTGGCGGCTGAGAACCTCTATTCCGACGCTTTCCGCCTGTTCGAATGCTTGCTGAAGAAGTTCGGTGTGACCACCCAGTATGTAGACGGCACCAATACTCAGGCGGTGCTCGATGCGCTGCCAGGCGCGGCGCTGATTTATCTGGAAAGCCCGGCCTCCTGGAGCTTCACCACCCAGGATCTGCGCGCCATCGGTGCCGAGGCGCGCCGGCTGGGGGTGATCTCGGTGATCGACAACAGCTGGGCCACGCCGCTGTACCAGCGCCCGGCGGAATTCGGCATCGACCTGGTGGTTCACGCCGCCTCCAAATATCTCGCAGGCCATTCCGACACGCTGGCAGGCCTGATTGCAGGCCCCAAGGCGCTGCTTGCCCGTATCGACCACGAGGCTTATCATTTTCTCGGCGGAAAGCTTTCCCCCTTCGACGCCTGGCTGGTGCTGCGAGGCATGCGCACCCTGCATCTTCGAATGGCCCGCCACATGCAGAACGGGCTTGCGCTGGGGCGGGCCCTTTCTGCCCATCCCGCCGTCGCCCGCGTCCGCCATCCTGCCTTTGAGGCCAACCCGGGCAACGCCTGCCTTTCGGGCTATGGCGGGCTATTCGCCTTCGATCTGGACAGCAGCGTCGACATTCCCCGTTTCACCAATGCGCTGAAGGTAGTGAAGATCGGCGTCAGCTGGGGCGGCCCGGAAAGCCTGGTGATCCCCGCTCAGGCCGCCCTGAGCCTTTCCGGCCCGGCCAATGTGTTCCAGCGCTTCGGCACCCCCGCCGGTTCGGTGCGCCTTGCTGCCGGCCTGGAAAACGCCGATGACCTGGTGGCGGATGTCCTGCAAGCCATCGCGGAGGCGCGCCAATGA